One Myxococcales bacterium genomic region harbors:
- a CDS encoding ROK family protein, with amino-acid sequence MTVLSVDLGGTRMRGAILGDDGAILYRDVRDTPQGDSEPSALIGLMRDLAAREPRPERAIVGVPGRVDHREGCLDHAPNLPPSWKPHLTEARLAAAVGLPVRFVNDADLAAVGEAFFGAGRGVDDVAFVTVSTGVGGGIVLGGKLLVGRRSLAEIGHMVIDRAAHARGEPSTLEQLASGTALARIAGRHGLTGSARDVVELARSGHEGALAALAEARDALAIGIRNVAYAYTPELVVIGGGLGLNDDLLHPAIRAQLDAEGPPGMTVRLAKASLGDDAGLVGAAGLERALTGAR; translated from the coding sequence ATGACCGTCCTCTCCGTAGACCTCGGTGGAACCCGTATGCGTGGCGCGATCCTCGGGGACGATGGCGCCATCCTGTACCGCGACGTGCGTGACACGCCCCAGGGAGACAGCGAGCCGTCCGCGTTGATCGGGCTGATGCGAGACCTCGCGGCCCGCGAGCCGAGGCCCGAACGGGCGATCGTGGGCGTCCCGGGCCGGGTCGATCATCGCGAGGGTTGCCTGGATCATGCACCCAATTTGCCGCCCTCGTGGAAGCCGCACCTCACGGAGGCGAGGCTCGCCGCGGCTGTCGGGCTGCCGGTCCGCTTCGTCAACGACGCGGATCTCGCGGCGGTCGGGGAGGCGTTCTTCGGGGCGGGGCGCGGGGTCGACGACGTGGCCTTCGTGACCGTGTCGACGGGGGTCGGCGGGGGCATCGTGCTCGGCGGGAAGCTCCTCGTCGGGCGCCGCTCGCTCGCCGAGATCGGGCACATGGTCATCGACAGGGCGGCGCACGCTCGTGGCGAGCCGTCCACCCTCGAGCAGCTCGCGTCGGGCACCGCGCTCGCAAGGATCGCAGGGCGTCACGGGCTCACGGGCTCTGCGAGAGACGTGGTCGAGCTCGCCCGCTCGGGTCACGAAGGCGCGCTCGCCGCCCTCGCCGAAGCGCGCGACGCCCTCGCGATCGGGATCCGCAACGTCGCCTACGCCTACACCCCCGAGCTCGTGGTCATCGGCGGAGGCCTCGGGTTGAACGACGACCTTCTCCACCCCGCGATTCGCGCGCAGCTCGACGCCGAAGGCCCGCCCGGCATGACCGTGCGCCTCGCCAAGGCCTCGCTAGGCGACGATGCGGGGCTCGTGGGCGCGGCGGGGCTCGAGCGAGCCCTCACGGGTGCACGATAG
- a CDS encoding PAS domain-containing protein, which translates to MDDRTASFDDVDVLRARIRDLEAELARARARVGFFDEILANVPIYVVRANADHRITFVSRTQAPMRNEDVVGGDLYDFVAPPAREAMRQAIAESRTLGKVVRYETLAPGPGGTTAAYESYVWPSADGSEIVFAALDVSELRRQSATIGERDVTLRLAAEATGLALWTFDLRTGEVVWDEAMYALCGCERPLAPEAYITIVHPDDRARVLASMEETRSTGSFASPSHRIVRPDGQVRWVFTMGRVLTDETGAPYKYIGGSLDITKDKEAESALRVAQRMEAVGQLTAGVAHNFNNMLSVMLPTLELVGRTAGERERRLIRAALEAGERASRLVANMMTLAADRSSQHKVGAPLTELVAHAVEIGQTLIGEHVEIRLDLGADEARALVDVGDIEQVVVNLLVNARDALESTPSPRIDVRLTRSAGHVEVAVADNGPGIPLEVRDHIFEPFFTTKPPGKGTGLGLANAYAVMRDHGGSITCESDVGRGTVFTLRLPSAEPRAPGEAAPPVAPVSAAPAPAMVLVVDDEPHIRAILERVLADAGHHVLLAECASAALAVVAGEPRVRVALVDQGMPGGVTPRDLDGLRAGAPGLRVVLHTGNDALPELAAVADLVLTKPVSIPVMLATIEQLIADPRR; encoded by the coding sequence GTGGACGACCGGACCGCATCCTTCGACGACGTGGACGTGCTGCGTGCCCGCATCCGCGATCTCGAGGCCGAGCTCGCGAGGGCCCGGGCGCGCGTGGGGTTCTTCGACGAGATCCTCGCCAATGTGCCCATCTACGTCGTGCGCGCGAACGCGGATCATCGCATCACGTTCGTGAGCCGCACGCAGGCACCCATGCGCAACGAGGACGTCGTCGGGGGGGACCTCTACGACTTCGTCGCTCCGCCGGCGCGCGAGGCGATGCGACAAGCGATCGCCGAGAGCCGCACCCTCGGGAAGGTGGTCCGCTACGAGACCCTCGCCCCTGGGCCCGGGGGCACGACGGCCGCCTACGAGTCGTACGTGTGGCCCTCGGCCGACGGGTCCGAGATCGTCTTCGCGGCCCTCGACGTCAGCGAGCTCCGGAGGCAGAGCGCGACGATCGGAGAGCGCGACGTCACGCTCCGCCTCGCCGCCGAAGCCACGGGCCTCGCGCTTTGGACGTTCGACCTTCGCACGGGCGAGGTCGTGTGGGACGAGGCGATGTACGCGCTCTGCGGCTGCGAGCGCCCCCTCGCCCCCGAGGCCTATATCACCATCGTCCACCCCGACGACCGCGCGAGGGTGCTCGCGTCGATGGAGGAGACCCGAAGCACGGGCAGCTTCGCCTCGCCATCGCACCGGATCGTGCGCCCCGACGGTCAGGTTCGCTGGGTCTTCACCATGGGGCGGGTGCTCACCGACGAGACGGGTGCACCCTACAAGTACATCGGGGGCTCCCTCGACATCACCAAAGACAAAGAGGCCGAGAGCGCGCTCCGCGTCGCCCAGCGCATGGAGGCCGTCGGGCAGCTCACGGCCGGAGTGGCCCACAATTTCAACAACATGTTGTCGGTCATGTTGCCGACCCTCGAGCTCGTGGGGCGCACGGCCGGAGAGCGCGAACGGCGCCTCATTCGGGCGGCGCTCGAGGCAGGGGAGCGCGCGTCACGCCTCGTCGCGAACATGATGACGCTCGCGGCCGATCGCTCGAGCCAGCACAAGGTCGGCGCGCCGCTGACCGAGCTCGTCGCCCACGCCGTCGAGATCGGCCAGACGTTGATCGGCGAGCACGTCGAGATTCGCCTCGACCTCGGCGCCGACGAGGCGCGCGCGCTCGTCGACGTGGGAGACATCGAGCAGGTCGTGGTGAACCTGCTCGTCAACGCCCGGGACGCGCTCGAGTCGACGCCGAGCCCACGCATCGACGTACGCCTCACGAGGAGCGCGGGGCACGTGGAGGTCGCGGTCGCTGACAACGGCCCGGGGATCCCGCTCGAGGTTCGTGACCACATCTTCGAGCCGTTCTTCACGACGAAACCACCGGGAAAGGGCACCGGGCTCGGGCTCGCCAACGCGTACGCCGTGATGCGTGATCACGGGGGCTCGATCACGTGCGAGTCCGATGTAGGTCGAGGTACGGTGTTCACCCTGCGTCTGCCGAGCGCGGAGCCACGAGCGCCCGGTGAGGCGGCTCCGCCCGTGGCGCCCGTGAGCGCCGCGCCCGCGCCCGCGATGGTGCTCGTGGTCGACGACGAGCCCCACATCCGCGCCATCCTCGAGCGTGTGCTCGCCGACGCGGGACATCACGTCCTCCTGGCCGAGTGTGCGAGCGCCGCGCTCGCGGTGGTGGCAGGCGAGCCGCGTGTGCGGGTCGCCCTCGTGGACCAGGGGATGCCAGGAGGCGTGACACCTCGGGATCTCGACGGCCTCCGCGCGGGCGCGCCGGGGCTCCGCGTCGTGCTCCACACCGGGAACGACGCGCTCCCCGAGCTCGCGGCCGTCGCGGATCTGGTGCTGACGAAGCCGGTCTCCATCCCCGTCATGCTCGCCACGATCGAGCAGCTCATCGCCGACCCACGGAGGTGA
- a CDS encoding MAPEG family protein: MPIPTTTALYGALNAIFTIALAARVTAYRVREKVSLGTGKSDPLLVAVRTHGNAAEHVPLAIVMMLVVELCSGSSTWLHVAGGAIFVARIAHAIGMPRPAPNPFRFLGTAITWTTIVLLSAWALWLRRGA; the protein is encoded by the coding sequence ATGCCAATCCCCACGACGACAGCGCTCTACGGCGCGCTGAACGCGATCTTCACCATCGCTCTCGCGGCTCGGGTCACGGCGTACCGTGTGCGCGAGAAGGTGAGCCTCGGGACGGGCAAGTCGGATCCGCTCTTGGTCGCGGTGCGGACCCACGGGAACGCCGCCGAGCACGTGCCGCTCGCCATCGTGATGATGCTCGTGGTCGAGCTGTGTAGCGGCTCCAGCACCTGGCTCCACGTCGCCGGAGGCGCGATCTTCGTCGCGCGCATCGCCCACGCGATCGGCATGCCCCGGCCGGCGCCGAACCCGTTCCGCTTCCTCGGCACCGCCATCACGTGGACGACGATCGTGCTGCTCTCGGCGTGGGCCCTGTGGCTCCGCCGCGGAGCCTGA
- a CDS encoding alpha/beta fold hydrolase — translation MTSASGLFAACGGEAPPLDAPDATAPSATASSAPRPAPTPPIVDAGPPDVPVLDAAPLRPPCPKLPCADRPIVFVHGFTGSNHDWLPMMDALVANDGRYDGYVLAGRGDHSYPSGSLPRRKYLFAFDYYVESAKDARGSYTAGPGRIGSNASYVCNQPAGKGHILADKADYDLGYTHEYAQDLSDFVDDLIRATGEPKVDIVAHSMGGVITRSFLAFHGGNAKVDRLLLLASPVGGVSLAQLGSIVGLGEPWMGKHEMAELDSGGLLSAIKFERCGLAGVGGWPSHLLAHETTSRIAPQFWVMSGQRDLLVGFGSADHPQAMQHEVVPGVDHPGILKDAMSIAKVRTNLGGIFEP, via the coding sequence ATGACGTCGGCCTCGGGGCTCTTCGCGGCCTGCGGAGGCGAGGCGCCGCCTCTCGACGCTCCCGACGCGACGGCCCCGTCGGCCACGGCCTCGAGCGCGCCACGACCCGCGCCGACGCCGCCGATCGTCGACGCCGGCCCTCCGGACGTCCCCGTCCTCGACGCCGCCCCGCTCCGCCCGCCTTGCCCGAAGCTCCCCTGCGCCGATCGCCCGATCGTGTTCGTGCACGGTTTCACGGGCTCGAACCACGATTGGCTGCCCATGATGGACGCGCTCGTCGCGAACGACGGCCGCTACGACGGCTACGTGCTCGCGGGGCGAGGCGACCACAGCTACCCCTCGGGCTCCCTGCCGCGTCGCAAGTACCTCTTCGCGTTCGACTACTACGTCGAGTCCGCCAAGGACGCGCGCGGCAGCTACACGGCGGGGCCAGGGCGCATCGGCTCGAACGCCTCGTACGTCTGCAACCAGCCCGCGGGGAAGGGCCACATCCTGGCCGACAAGGCCGACTACGACCTTGGCTATACCCACGAATACGCTCAAGATTTGTCGGATTTTGTGGACGACCTGATCCGCGCCACGGGGGAGCCCAAGGTCGACATCGTCGCCCACAGCATGGGTGGCGTGATCACCCGCAGCTTCCTCGCGTTTCATGGCGGGAACGCCAAGGTCGACAGGTTGCTCTTGCTCGCGAGCCCGGTCGGCGGAGTGTCGCTCGCCCAGCTCGGGTCGATCGTGGGGCTCGGAGAGCCGTGGATGGGAAAACACGAGATGGCCGAGCTCGACTCGGGCGGCCTCTTGTCGGCGATCAAATTCGAGCGTTGCGGTCTCGCGGGCGTGGGCGGGTGGCCTTCGCACCTCCTCGCGCACGAGACCACCTCCCGCATCGCGCCGCAGTTTTGGGTCATGAGCGGGCAACGCGATCTGCTCGTGGGCTTCGGCTCGGCGGATCACCCCCAAGCGATGCAGCACGAGGTCGTCCCCGGCGTCGACCACCCTGGGATCCTCAAGGACGCGATGTCGATCGCGAAGGTGCGCACGAACCTCGGCGGCATCTTCGAGCCGTGA
- a CDS encoding LLM class flavin-dependent oxidoreductase: protein MPAIALSALDLSPIAEGESATSALHATAELAGHVESLGYTRFWVAEHHNAGGLACPSPELVASFVLSRTSTIRVGSGGVMLPNHAPLRVAEAFRVLSAMFPGRVDLGIGRAPGTDKRTAKKLRRAPEEELPAMLEELLGYLGDATTRREPFATSVVAAPLGVPAPPTWLLGTSVESAELSGRMGLGYAFAQHFSPLGAVEALAAYRRAFTPSPRLAAPHAILAVACGASDDPQTAEDLVALARLGALRMARGERDLPSPSVATARTTELDDEARAIVAPYAERAFVGRTRDVVSGLARLVETTSPDELMITTTSAPTHLRRDTYTVLARELSTRKAHSSR from the coding sequence TTGCCCGCCATCGCACTCTCCGCGCTCGATCTTTCTCCCATCGCCGAGGGGGAGTCCGCCACGTCGGCCCTCCACGCGACCGCCGAGCTCGCGGGGCACGTCGAGTCGCTCGGGTATACGCGCTTTTGGGTGGCCGAGCACCACAACGCGGGCGGCTTGGCGTGCCCTTCGCCCGAGCTCGTCGCGTCGTTCGTGCTGTCGCGGACGTCGACGATCCGTGTCGGCTCGGGGGGCGTGATGCTCCCGAATCACGCGCCGCTCCGCGTGGCCGAGGCGTTTCGAGTGCTGTCGGCGATGTTCCCGGGTCGCGTCGACCTCGGGATAGGCCGCGCACCCGGCACCGACAAGCGCACCGCCAAGAAGCTTCGGCGCGCCCCCGAAGAGGAGCTCCCTGCGATGCTGGAGGAGCTCCTCGGCTACCTCGGAGACGCGACGACTCGGCGTGAGCCCTTCGCGACGAGCGTCGTCGCGGCCCCGCTGGGTGTGCCGGCGCCGCCGACGTGGCTCCTCGGTACGAGCGTCGAGAGCGCCGAGCTCTCCGGCCGTATGGGGCTCGGGTACGCGTTCGCCCAGCATTTTTCGCCTCTCGGTGCGGTCGAGGCCCTCGCGGCGTACCGGCGCGCGTTCACCCCTTCGCCCCGCCTCGCCGCGCCGCACGCGATCCTCGCGGTCGCCTGCGGCGCATCCGACGACCCGCAGACGGCCGAGGACCTCGTCGCCCTCGCGCGGCTCGGAGCCCTTCGTATGGCCCGCGGGGAGCGCGATCTCCCCTCCCCCTCGGTCGCGACGGCGCGCACCACCGAGCTCGACGACGAAGCACGTGCCATCGTAGCTCCGTACGCCGAGCGTGCGTTCGTCGGGCGCACCCGGGACGTCGTCTCGGGCCTCGCGAGGCTCGTCGAGACAACGTCGCCGGACGAGCTCATGATCACCACCACCAGCGCACCCACGCACTTGCGGCGCGACACGTACACGGTGCTCGCGAGGGAGCTCTCGACGAGAAAAGCCCATTCGTCACGATGA
- a CDS encoding protein-L-isoaspartate(D-aspartate) O-methyltransferase, whose translation MTPHDDDALALREAMVRTVARDVSATSVLEALREIPRHLFMPGASLERAYHDSPAAIGYGQTISQPTIVGIMTEALDLSGNERVLEIGTGSGYQAAVLSLLAREVFSIEVVAPLADEARERLARLGYTNVHVRSGDGYLGWPEAAPFDRIVLTAAPETVPSQLLSELGDGGVLVAPVGADGTDQRLVRIVRQGDTFLRDDLMGVRFVPMVALGEAREADG comes from the coding sequence ATGACACCGCACGACGACGACGCGCTCGCCCTGCGAGAGGCCATGGTGCGCACCGTCGCGCGCGACGTGAGCGCGACCTCCGTGCTCGAGGCGCTCCGCGAGATCCCGCGTCACCTCTTCATGCCCGGAGCTTCGCTCGAGCGGGCCTACCACGATTCGCCCGCCGCCATCGGCTACGGCCAGACGATCTCGCAGCCGACCATCGTGGGGATCATGACCGAGGCGCTCGACCTCTCGGGCAACGAGCGCGTCCTCGAGATCGGCACGGGCTCCGGATATCAGGCCGCCGTGCTGTCGCTCCTCGCGCGGGAGGTCTTCTCGATCGAGGTGGTCGCGCCCTTGGCCGACGAGGCCAGAGAGCGGCTCGCGCGGCTCGGCTACACGAACGTGCACGTGAGGTCCGGCGACGGGTACCTCGGCTGGCCCGAGGCCGCGCCCTTCGATCGCATCGTGCTCACGGCAGCCCCCGAGACGGTCCCCAGCCAGCTACTCTCCGAGCTCGGGGACGGCGGCGTCCTTGTGGCTCCCGTAGGCGCAGACGGCACGGACCAGCGCCTCGTCCGCATCGTGCGACAGGGCGACACGTTCCTCCGCGACGACCTCATGGGCGTCCGTTTCGTCCCCATGGTGGCGCTCGGAGAGGCGCGCGAAGCGGACGGCTAG
- a CDS encoding efflux RND transporter periplasmic adaptor subunit, with the protein MSDEPQNLEAPAAPPRRTSALSVVLTVVALVAIVATLAGIKGSQIGMLIGMGKQMEKDGPPPESVRTQVAKADAWETTVPSVGNVVTVRGVAVSNDVPGVVKALYFDSGKVVKQGELLAVLDSSVEQAQLASAKSRVQLAQVTYDRSQALAKTSSIPQAQLDADEAQLRTTKTDIAAIEAQIAKKSIRAPFAGKLGIRTANLGQYLAPGTPLTVLESQGSGAVDFSIPQKRLPELALGLPVRITLPGGPPIVATVSAVEPTVDAASRSIKVRATFTSDAKTEALLRPGMFVNVAVVLPTKVNVVVVPRTAVVSAPYGDSVFAVEDKKPEETGLRQTSDGKPVRMARQRFVKLGEARGDFVAVLNGLAAGTEVVSSGAFKLQNNAPVYLTTATEPSPEENPHPVER; encoded by the coding sequence ATGTCCGACGAGCCCCAGAACCTCGAAGCTCCCGCCGCGCCGCCGCGGAGGACGAGCGCGCTCTCCGTCGTGCTCACGGTCGTGGCCCTCGTCGCCATCGTGGCGACCCTCGCCGGCATCAAGGGCTCGCAGATCGGCATGCTCATCGGCATGGGCAAGCAGATGGAGAAGGACGGGCCGCCGCCCGAGTCGGTGCGCACGCAGGTAGCGAAGGCCGACGCGTGGGAGACGACGGTCCCGTCGGTCGGGAACGTGGTCACGGTGCGCGGCGTCGCCGTATCGAACGACGTGCCCGGGGTGGTCAAGGCACTTTACTTCGACTCGGGCAAGGTCGTGAAACAGGGAGAGCTCTTGGCCGTGCTCGACTCGAGCGTAGAGCAGGCGCAGCTCGCCTCGGCCAAGTCCCGAGTCCAGCTGGCGCAGGTCACCTACGACCGTTCGCAAGCCCTCGCGAAGACGAGCTCGATCCCCCAAGCCCAGCTCGACGCCGACGAGGCGCAGCTCCGCACGACGAAGACCGATATCGCCGCGATCGAGGCTCAAATCGCCAAAAAGTCGATCCGCGCGCCGTTCGCCGGGAAGCTCGGGATCCGCACGGCGAACCTCGGGCAGTACCTCGCGCCGGGCACGCCCCTCACGGTGCTCGAGTCGCAAGGCTCGGGGGCCGTCGACTTCTCGATCCCGCAGAAGCGCCTGCCCGAGCTCGCCCTCGGCCTCCCCGTGCGGATCACGTTGCCCGGTGGGCCGCCGATCGTGGCGACCGTCTCCGCCGTGGAGCCGACGGTCGACGCGGCTTCGCGCAGCATCAAGGTGCGCGCGACCTTCACGTCGGACGCGAAGACCGAGGCGCTGCTGCGGCCAGGGATGTTCGTGAACGTCGCCGTCGTGCTCCCGACCAAGGTGAACGTGGTGGTCGTCCCGCGCACGGCGGTGGTCTCGGCGCCGTACGGAGACTCGGTGTTCGCCGTCGAGGACAAAAAGCCCGAAGAGACGGGGCTTCGCCAGACCTCGGACGGGAAGCCCGTGCGTATGGCGCGCCAACGCTTCGTGAAGCTCGGCGAGGCGCGAGGCGATTTCGTGGCGGTGCTGAACGGGCTCGCGGCAGGGACCGAGGTCGTCTCGTCGGGCGCTTTCAAGCTGCAGAACAACGCGCCCGTCTACCTGACCACCGCGACGGAGCCCTCCCCCGAAGAGAACCCCCACCCGGTCGAGCGCTGA
- a CDS encoding efflux RND transporter permease subunit, which yields MKLTDLFIRRPVLAIVVNLLLLIAGLQAIRSVNVRQYPKLESATVTVRTVYVGASADLVRGFVTTPLERAIAAADGIDFIESQSVQSASTINVRLKLNFSASAALADISARVNQVRAELPPEAEVPAISIEPSDAQIAAMYLSFGSDILEENQVTDYLIRIVQPRLSAIEGVQRADILGARTFALRAWLKPDRMAALNLSPSQVRQALAGQNALAAVGQAKGSLVQLNVTANTDLRSVEEFKRLVVRNEGGALVRLEDIAEVSLGADSYEQDVRMNGEKAVFMGIWVLPNANSLDVIRAVRKEMTALQRDLPTGMKASVSFDSTEYIDDALAEVSHTLLETVLIVVVVIFLFLGSMRTVLVPLVAIPVSLVGAIFFMQLLGFTLNLLTLLAIVLAVGLVVDDAIVVVENVERNIRDGKTPVDAAIHGARELVGPIIAMTITLAAVYAPVGFQGGLTGVLFREFAFTLAGAVFISGIVALTLSPMMSSRLLKAEASHSILTKKIDAGFDALRRLYGRMLDATLARRPLVYGVWLTLSALVVPLYMFSPGELAPNEDQGIVFGAIDVPANATLEQTTHYTQQIGNVFKGVPEFEQSFQITFASGGFGGMLLKPWSQRKRTVFPIQGELGDKLNAISGVRAPVFLPSALPSAGFFPVEVVIASTASHEELLKYAQKLADAAAASGQFAFPPIIDVRIDQATTEIVVDRDEVASMGMSMQGVAFDLGSMLSGAFVNRFNLDGRSYKVIPQVERASRLTPEQLAQIHIGGPAGKVIPLGAVASFQRHVEPRTLNRFQQLNAIKLSGVTTRSLEGGLKVLEDKAAEILPPGTRVDYTGESRQLRQEGQKFLPAMGLAVVLIFLVLAAQFNSFRDPFVILGGSVPLAIFGALVFTFLKFAGPPGMGFALTDGWTTTLNIYSQVGLVTLVGLVSKNGILIVEFANAEQERGKTKLEAVREAARTRLRPILMTTVATVVGHFPLTLVSGPGAAARNSIGIVLVGGMTIGTLFTLFVVPSVYMLLAKDRGGKRAASESVPTEAVPA from the coding sequence ATGAAGCTCACCGATCTCTTCATTCGGCGGCCGGTGCTCGCCATCGTGGTCAATCTGCTCCTGCTCATCGCGGGGCTCCAGGCCATTCGCTCGGTCAACGTAAGGCAGTATCCGAAGCTCGAGAGCGCGACGGTCACCGTGCGCACGGTGTACGTGGGGGCGAGCGCCGATCTCGTGCGCGGCTTCGTGACGACCCCCCTCGAGCGCGCCATCGCCGCGGCCGACGGGATCGACTTCATCGAGTCCCAAAGCGTGCAGAGCGCATCGACCATCAACGTGCGCTTGAAGCTGAATTTCAGCGCGTCGGCCGCGTTGGCCGACATCAGCGCGCGCGTGAACCAGGTGAGGGCGGAGCTCCCTCCCGAGGCCGAGGTGCCGGCGATCTCGATCGAGCCCTCGGACGCGCAGATCGCGGCGATGTACCTGAGCTTCGGCTCCGACATCCTCGAAGAGAACCAGGTCACCGACTACCTCATACGCATCGTGCAACCGCGGCTCTCGGCCATCGAGGGGGTGCAGCGCGCGGACATCCTCGGGGCGCGCACGTTCGCGCTCCGGGCGTGGTTGAAGCCCGATCGCATGGCCGCGCTCAACCTGAGCCCGTCCCAGGTGCGTCAGGCGCTCGCCGGGCAGAACGCGCTCGCCGCGGTGGGCCAAGCCAAGGGCTCGCTCGTGCAGCTCAACGTGACGGCGAACACCGACCTGCGCTCGGTCGAGGAGTTCAAGCGGCTCGTGGTTCGGAACGAGGGCGGCGCGCTCGTTCGCCTCGAGGACATCGCCGAGGTCTCCCTGGGCGCGGACTCGTACGAGCAAGACGTCCGCATGAACGGCGAAAAGGCCGTGTTCATGGGCATTTGGGTGCTCCCGAACGCGAACTCGCTCGACGTGATTCGGGCGGTGCGCAAAGAGATGACCGCGCTCCAGCGGGATCTGCCGACCGGCATGAAGGCGAGCGTCTCGTTCGACTCGACCGAGTACATCGACGACGCGCTCGCCGAGGTGTCGCACACGCTGCTCGAGACGGTGCTCATCGTGGTCGTCGTGATCTTCCTCTTCTTGGGGTCGATGCGCACGGTGCTCGTGCCGCTCGTGGCCATTCCGGTGTCCCTCGTCGGGGCGATTTTCTTCATGCAGCTCCTCGGGTTCACGCTGAACCTGCTCACGCTGCTCGCGATCGTGCTCGCCGTGGGCCTCGTGGTGGACGACGCGATCGTCGTGGTCGAGAACGTGGAGCGCAACATCCGCGACGGGAAGACCCCGGTGGACGCGGCCATTCACGGCGCACGCGAGCTCGTGGGCCCGATCATCGCCATGACCATCACGCTCGCCGCGGTGTACGCGCCGGTGGGCTTCCAGGGTGGCCTCACGGGAGTGCTCTTCCGCGAGTTCGCGTTCACGCTCGCGGGCGCGGTGTTCATCTCGGGCATCGTGGCGCTCACGCTCTCTCCGATGATGTCGTCGCGGCTCCTCAAGGCCGAGGCGTCGCACTCGATCTTGACCAAGAAGATCGACGCCGGCTTCGACGCGCTCCGGCGCCTCTACGGCCGCATGCTCGACGCGACCCTCGCGCGGCGACCGCTCGTGTACGGGGTGTGGCTCACCCTGAGCGCGCTCGTCGTGCCGCTCTACATGTTCTCTCCGGGCGAGCTCGCGCCGAACGAAGATCAGGGGATCGTCTTCGGCGCCATCGACGTGCCCGCCAACGCGACCCTCGAGCAGACGACGCACTACACGCAGCAAATCGGCAATGTGTTCAAAGGTGTTCCGGAGTTCGAGCAGAGCTTCCAGATCACCTTCGCGAGTGGCGGCTTCGGGGGCATGCTGCTCAAGCCGTGGAGCCAGCGGAAGCGCACGGTCTTCCCCATTCAAGGGGAGCTCGGCGACAAGCTCAACGCGATCTCCGGCGTGCGCGCGCCCGTGTTTTTGCCCTCGGCGCTGCCGAGCGCGGGCTTCTTCCCCGTCGAGGTCGTGATCGCCTCGACGGCGAGCCACGAAGAGCTGCTCAAGTACGCCCAGAAGCTCGCGGACGCCGCGGCGGCGAGCGGGCAGTTCGCGTTCCCCCCGATCATCGACGTGCGCATCGACCAGGCGACGACCGAGATCGTGGTCGACCGCGACGAGGTCGCCTCGATGGGCATGTCGATGCAGGGCGTCGCGTTCGATCTCGGGTCGATGTTGAGCGGCGCGTTCGTGAACCGGTTCAACCTGGACGGGCGCAGCTACAAGGTCATTCCGCAGGTCGAGCGCGCCTCGCGCCTCACCCCGGAGCAGCTCGCACAGATCCACATCGGCGGGCCCGCGGGCAAGGTGATCCCGCTCGGCGCCGTGGCCTCGTTCCAGAGGCACGTCGAGCCTCGCACGCTGAACCGCTTTCAACAGCTCAACGCGATCAAGCTCTCGGGCGTGACGACGCGCTCGCTCGAAGGCGGTTTGAAGGTGCTCGAGGACAAGGCCGCCGAGATCCTGCCTCCAGGCACGCGCGTCGACTACACGGGCGAGTCGCGTCAGCTCCGCCAAGAGGGGCAAAAGTTCCTCCCGGCGATGGGGCTCGCGGTGGTGCTCATCTTCTTGGTGCTCGCCGCGCAGTTCAACTCGTTCCGAGATCCGTTCGTCATCCTCGGCGGCTCGGTGCCGCTCGCGATCTTCGGCGCGCTGGTGTTCACGTTCTTGAAGTTCGCCGGGCCCCCGGGCATGGGCTTCGCCCTCACCGATGGGTGGACCACCACGCTGAACATCTACTCGCAGGTCGGGCTCGTGACGCTCGTCGGGCTCGTGTCCAAGAACGGCATCTTGATCGTCGAGTTCGCGAACGCCGAGCAGGAGCGCGGAAAGACCAAGCTCGAGGCCGTCCGAGAGGCCGCCCGCACCCGCCTCCGCCCCATCCTCATGACGACGGTCGCGACGGTCGTCGGCCACTTCCCGCTCACGCTGGTCTCGGGCCCCGGCGCCGCCGCACGAAACTCGATCGGCATCGTGCTCGTCGGCGGCATGACGATCGGCACCCTCTTCACGCTGTTCGTCGTGCCGTCGGTCTACATGCTCCTCGCGAAGGACCGCGGCGGCAAACGCGCGGCCTCCGAGAGTGTGCCGACCGAGGCCGTGCCCGCCTGA
- a CDS encoding glutathione peroxidase → MFKKVVEAASSAVNRAVYGKAPEGGPGSLDAIPFSRLDGTDMPHADLTGKVVLFVNVASRCGLTPQYEGLVKLYEKYKDKGFLVVGAPCNQFLGQEPGSEAEIASFCSATYGVDFPLLAKQDVNGAGRSPLYQFLVGSEAGGGADIAWNFEKFLVGRDGKVAKRFSPRTVPEDPEVIAAIEAAL, encoded by the coding sequence ATGTTCAAGAAGGTCGTCGAGGCCGCATCGTCCGCCGTCAACCGCGCCGTCTACGGGAAGGCCCCCGAGGGTGGACCCGGGTCGCTCGACGCGATCCCGTTCTCCCGCCTCGACGGGACCGACATGCCCCACGCCGACCTCACGGGCAAGGTGGTGCTCTTCGTGAACGTGGCGAGCCGCTGCGGCCTCACGCCCCAGTACGAGGGCCTCGTGAAGCTCTACGAGAAGTACAAGGACAAGGGCTTCCTCGTCGTAGGTGCACCCTGCAATCAATTTTTGGGGCAAGAGCCCGGCTCGGAGGCCGAGATCGCGTCGTTCTGCAGCGCGACCTACGGGGTCGACTTTCCCCTGCTCGCCAAACAAGACGTGAACGGCGCAGGCCGCAGCCCGCTCTACCAGTTCCTCGTGGGCAGTGAGGCCGGCGGCGGCGCGGACATCGCCTGGAATTTCGAGAAGTTCCTCGTCGGCCGCGACGGCAAGGTCGCGAAGCGCTTTTCGCCGCGCACCGTCCCGGAGGATCCCGAGGTCATCGCGGCCATCGAAGCGGCGCTCTGA